One segment of Sesamum indicum cultivar Zhongzhi No. 13 linkage group LG4, S_indicum_v1.0, whole genome shotgun sequence DNA contains the following:
- the LOC105161027 gene encoding probable lipid-A-disaccharide synthase, mitochondrial isoform X2 translates to MFLRTVWNVTIDMNSRLFPVVKRSLSVSGRESVRDLASKDGELRVFLVAGEVSGDIIASRFMNSLKRLSPIPVRFAGVGGLMMSRQGLNSLFPMEDIAVMGIWELLPHLSMFKLRLKETIESALTFRPHVVLTVDSKGFSFRFLKKLRARYGEERLASPQHFHYVAPSFWAWRGGEARLKGLSEFVDHMFCILPFEAEVCRSNGLAATFVGHPTLEDALELKINKCIVNEWKVQGDGEKFRKNYGISSESTIISLLPGSRLQEVTRMLSIFSRTMELLKNAFSELTAVIHVAPNTHVEEYISKAVHEWPVSVVLVPGGSPCMRYNSFSMEKSSIARALGLVSTASLCLKLIPPTILVWT, encoded by the exons ATGTTTCTAAGAACGGTGTGGAATGTAACGATTGACATGAATTCGAGGCTCTTCCCTGTAGTGAAAAGGTCATTATCAGTTTCAGGAAGAGAGAGTGTAAGAGATTTGGCTTCAAAAGATGGGGAACTCAGAGTCTTTCTCGTTGCTGGGGAGGTTTCAGGTGACATTATCGCGTCTCGTTTCATGAACTCTTTGAAAAGGCTGTCTCCAATTCCTGTCCGTTTTGCGGGTGTGGGAGG GTTGATGATGTCACGGCAAGGATTGAATTCTTTGTTTCCTATGGAAGATATTGCAGTCATGGGCATCTGGGAGTTGTTGCCGCATCTTAGTATGTTCAAG CTTAGATTGAAAGAGACAATTGAGTCAGCTCTTACTTTTCGGCCACATGTTGTGCTAACAGTGGACTCAAAAGGGTTTTCCTTTCGTTTTCTGAAGAAATTGCGag CTAGATATGGTGAGGAAAGACTGGCTAGTCCTCAACATTTTCACTATGTAGCACCATCTTTCTGGGCATGGAGAGGAGGGGAAGCACGACTTAAAGGGCTTTCGGAGTTTGTGGATCATATGTTCTGTATTCTCCCATTTGAGGCAGAAGTCTGTAGATCAAATGGATTAGCTGCAACATTTGTGGGCCATCCAACATTAGAAGATGCACTAGAGCTTAAG ATTAACAAATGCATAGTGAACGAGTGGAAAGTTCAAGGTGATGGAGAGAAATTTAGGAAGAATTATGGGATATCTTCAG AATCGACAATCATTTCTTTGCTTCCTGGAAGCCGGTTGCAAGAGGTCACACGAATGCTTTCCATATTTTCACGCACTATGGAGCTACTAAAAAATGCCTTCTCGGAGTTGACAGCAGTTATCCATGTGGCACCTAATACGCATGTGGAAGAGTATATCAGCAAGGCTGTTCATGAATGGCCTGTATCTGTTGTATTGGTTCCAGGAGGGTCACCATGCATGAGATACAATTCGTTCAGT ATGGAAAAAAGCTCAATAGCAAGGGCTTTGGGTTTGGTTTCCACTGCAAGCCTCTGCCTGAAGTTGATTCCTCCTACCATTCTAGTTTGGACGTAA
- the LOC105161027 gene encoding probable lipid-A-disaccharide synthase, mitochondrial isoform X1: MFLRTVWNVTIDMNSRLFPVVKRSLSVSGRESVRDLASKDGELRVFLVAGEVSGDIIASRFMNSLKRLSPIPVRFAGVGGLMMSRQGLNSLFPMEDIAVMGIWELLPHLSMFKLRLKETIESALTFRPHVVLTVDSKGFSFRFLKKLRARYGEERLASPQHFHYVAPSFWAWRGGEARLKGLSEFVDHMFCILPFEAEVCRSNGLAATFVGHPTLEDALELKINKCIVNEWKVQGDGEKFRKNYGISSESTIISLLPGSRLQEVTRMLSIFSRTMELLKNAFSELTAVIHVAPNTHVEEYISKAVHEWPVSVVLVPGGSPCMRYNSFSASRLALCTSGTVAVELQLARLPCVVAYRAHLLTEWFIRYKAKIPYISLPNIVLDSPIIPEALFEACTPSRLAPLLIDLMHDESLRWKQVSAAEKFLNLLDPLKRVSGNPAQSRHKLLEYTPSVIAASAVWNS, translated from the exons ATGTTTCTAAGAACGGTGTGGAATGTAACGATTGACATGAATTCGAGGCTCTTCCCTGTAGTGAAAAGGTCATTATCAGTTTCAGGAAGAGAGAGTGTAAGAGATTTGGCTTCAAAAGATGGGGAACTCAGAGTCTTTCTCGTTGCTGGGGAGGTTTCAGGTGACATTATCGCGTCTCGTTTCATGAACTCTTTGAAAAGGCTGTCTCCAATTCCTGTCCGTTTTGCGGGTGTGGGAGG GTTGATGATGTCACGGCAAGGATTGAATTCTTTGTTTCCTATGGAAGATATTGCAGTCATGGGCATCTGGGAGTTGTTGCCGCATCTTAGTATGTTCAAG CTTAGATTGAAAGAGACAATTGAGTCAGCTCTTACTTTTCGGCCACATGTTGTGCTAACAGTGGACTCAAAAGGGTTTTCCTTTCGTTTTCTGAAGAAATTGCGag CTAGATATGGTGAGGAAAGACTGGCTAGTCCTCAACATTTTCACTATGTAGCACCATCTTTCTGGGCATGGAGAGGAGGGGAAGCACGACTTAAAGGGCTTTCGGAGTTTGTGGATCATATGTTCTGTATTCTCCCATTTGAGGCAGAAGTCTGTAGATCAAATGGATTAGCTGCAACATTTGTGGGCCATCCAACATTAGAAGATGCACTAGAGCTTAAG ATTAACAAATGCATAGTGAACGAGTGGAAAGTTCAAGGTGATGGAGAGAAATTTAGGAAGAATTATGGGATATCTTCAG AATCGACAATCATTTCTTTGCTTCCTGGAAGCCGGTTGCAAGAGGTCACACGAATGCTTTCCATATTTTCACGCACTATGGAGCTACTAAAAAATGCCTTCTCGGAGTTGACAGCAGTTATCCATGTGGCACCTAATACGCATGTGGAAGAGTATATCAGCAAGGCTGTTCATGAATGGCCTGTATCTGTTGTATTGGTTCCAGGAGGGTCACCATGCATGAGATACAATTCGTTCAGT GCAAGTAGACTAGCATTGTGTACATCTGGGACTGTGGCTGTGGAATTGCAGCTGGCACGGTTACCTTGTGTTGTTGCATATCGAGCCCATCTCCTCACTGAGTGGTTCATTCGATACAAAGCTAAAATACCTTACATCTCACTTCCTAATATCGTTCTGGATTCCCCTATAATTCCTGAAGCTCTTTTTGAAGCGTGCACGCCCTCACGATTGGCACCACTGCTCAT AGACTTGATGCACGATGAGAGCCTGCGTTGGAAACAAGTATCTGCAGCTGAAAAGTTTCTCAATTTACTTGATCCTCTGAAGAGAGTAAGTGGCAACCCAGCCCAGTCAAGACACAAACTTCTGGAATATACACCAAGCGTGATAGCAGCATCAGCAGTATGGAACTCTTGA